The following are encoded in a window of Brevibacillus sp. DP1.3A genomic DNA:
- a CDS encoding phage tail assembly protein produces the protein MSKKVMLRKPIEKDGQSISELELKFDDLKGNDLVHAERQARMRGDISPDPLFSSEGLAVIAARVSGQIPEDILGLAAPDFLLVTNMVKNFLYDWASPMNMQLETSEKPS, from the coding sequence ATGAGTAAAAAAGTAATGTTACGGAAGCCAATTGAAAAAGACGGTCAATCTATTAGCGAGCTCGAACTGAAATTTGATGATTTGAAAGGTAATGACCTTGTTCACGCCGAACGCCAAGCGCGCATGAGAGGCGACATCAGCCCGGATCCACTCTTTTCTTCCGAGGGTCTAGCGGTAATCGCTGCGCGTGTCTCTGGTCAAATTCCAGAGGATATTTTGGGCTTGGCAGCCCCTGACTTCCTCCTCGTGACAAATATGGTGAAGAATTTTTTGTACGATTGGGCTTCACCGATGAACATGCAATTGGAGACTTCCGAAAAACCGTCCTAA
- a CDS encoding phage late control D family protein yields the protein MTKARNARLQVFYNKTDLSTDLKPHLLSWSYTDNLSGQADDLQLTVEDSEQRWSGSWIPDLSASLQATLFRENWDLDGKIEKLPLGFFEIDEIEVSYPPSVVSIKAISVPESSSLRGEKKNKAWEETKLSVIAAEKAKGAGLKLLYDSPENPKYDRIEQTDETDIGFLMRLCNDAGLCLKVAGTQLVIFDEAKYENAAPIATLERKVSELKSFRGRTTSIGTYKACRVTYFAGKDEKAISATFTPAKAPKVGRTLNVNERVSSIAEAQLLAKKKLREANKEATQVTITMVGDPRMVAGVTVNLKRFGAFDGKYIVTQAVHSQQSGYETSLELRRCLEGY from the coding sequence ATGACAAAAGCACGCAATGCGAGATTACAGGTTTTTTACAATAAGACAGACCTGTCCACTGATTTAAAGCCCCACCTATTGAGTTGGAGCTATACAGACAACTTGAGCGGCCAGGCGGACGATCTGCAGCTTACAGTAGAAGATAGCGAGCAACGATGGAGTGGCAGCTGGATCCCGGATTTATCCGCATCCTTGCAGGCCACTCTTTTTCGAGAGAATTGGGATCTAGATGGGAAAATAGAAAAACTGCCTCTGGGCTTCTTTGAAATCGATGAGATCGAGGTGAGCTACCCACCATCGGTTGTTTCTATCAAAGCTATTTCCGTGCCTGAATCCTCGTCGTTGAGAGGCGAGAAGAAAAACAAAGCATGGGAAGAGACAAAGTTGTCCGTGATCGCTGCTGAGAAAGCAAAAGGAGCCGGACTCAAGCTCTTGTATGACTCGCCAGAAAATCCGAAATACGACCGAATTGAACAAACTGACGAGACTGATATCGGGTTTCTGATGCGCTTGTGCAATGATGCGGGTTTGTGCTTAAAGGTAGCCGGAACACAACTGGTGATATTCGATGAGGCGAAGTACGAGAACGCAGCACCCATTGCCACTCTTGAGAGGAAGGTTTCGGAGCTCAAATCTTTCAGGGGGAGAACAACGTCCATTGGCACATACAAAGCTTGCAGAGTGACTTATTTTGCTGGAAAAGACGAAAAGGCGATATCAGCTACGTTTACCCCAGCAAAAGCCCCGAAAGTAGGGCGAACGTTGAACGTCAACGAAAGAGTTTCTTCCATTGCAGAAGCGCAGCTTCTAGCCAAAAAGAAGTTGCGAGAGGCAAATAAAGAGGCCACACAAGTGACGATTACGATGGTCGGGGATCCTCGTATGGTTGCAGGTGTCACGGTAAATCTAAAAAGGTTTGGAGCTTTTGACGGAAAGTATATCGTTACGCAGGCCGTTCATAGCCAACAGAGCGGATATGAAACTAGCTTGGAGCTACGGCGTTGTCTGGAGGGGTACTAA
- a CDS encoding phage major tail tube protein — MNKLPERLKDFRAYLGGTNALLGVTDVTLPSFDMMTETVKAAGILGEYESPTMGHLQSMKLTLNFRVLTDEQVKLLRPEAHRIDLRGANQVYDTATGKYKDAAVRLVVQGPATKVDLGKFEKSAASGGSAELEIFYLKLQFDGETRVEFDRFNYIFIVDGVDYMQGTRNALGL; from the coding sequence TTGAACAAATTGCCTGAACGGTTAAAGGATTTTAGGGCGTACCTGGGAGGAACCAATGCATTGCTAGGGGTGACGGATGTCACCCTGCCATCTTTTGACATGATGACAGAAACGGTAAAAGCAGCGGGGATTCTCGGGGAATACGAGTCCCCCACAATGGGCCATCTTCAAAGTATGAAACTGACGCTGAATTTTCGGGTCCTTACAGATGAGCAAGTGAAATTACTCCGTCCAGAGGCACACCGTATCGATTTACGAGGTGCAAATCAGGTGTATGACACAGCAACAGGCAAGTACAAAGATGCTGCAGTACGTCTGGTTGTTCAAGGACCAGCAACAAAAGTGGATCTCGGGAAATTTGAAAAAAGCGCAGCGTCTGGCGGATCCGCTGAGCTGGAGATTTTCTATTTGAAACTCCAATTCGATGGGGAAACGAGGGTTGAGTTCGACCGATTCAACTACATTTTCATTGTAGATGGTGTGGATTACATGCAAGGCACACGAAATGCTCTTGGACTATAG
- a CDS encoding baseplate J/gp47 family protein, producing MTRFNLPDVEFAKKSAQEIEAEAVANYEGLTDIKLADADPRRKFIQSIVLLAVQQRSNINYSAKQNLLAYANGDFLDHQGVSTDTSRLPATASVTTLRFVLSVALEKNEIIPAGTMGTAGDDVFFATTEQVVVPAGLTQVDVEAICTIAGSQGNGYLPGQINQLVKPIRWVQSIQNVTTSEGGSDEEEDDAYADRIRQAPERFSVAGPDGAYRYWARTASPLIVDVSVDSPSPCVVEIRPLLKDGGVPGQEILDLVDGVCNDRKIRPLTDHVQVLAPEIVSYDISLTYWISTGNSSTAASIQANVQQALSDYKQWQKSKLGRSVDPSELIARIKNAGAKRVAVTLPAYKALSPYQVAVENTVAIDYGGLEDD from the coding sequence ATGACGAGGTTTAATCTTCCTGATGTGGAGTTTGCGAAGAAGTCCGCTCAAGAGATCGAGGCGGAAGCCGTTGCCAACTATGAAGGACTCACTGATATTAAGCTAGCAGATGCCGACCCACGACGGAAATTCATTCAATCGATTGTTTTGCTGGCCGTTCAACAAAGGTCCAACATTAACTACAGTGCCAAACAGAATTTGCTTGCATATGCAAACGGTGATTTCCTCGATCATCAGGGCGTTTCTACCGATACATCCAGACTCCCAGCAACGGCATCTGTAACAACATTACGTTTTGTACTTTCTGTGGCTCTGGAGAAAAACGAAATAATCCCAGCAGGGACCATGGGTACAGCTGGCGACGACGTTTTCTTTGCCACTACTGAACAGGTCGTTGTCCCTGCTGGGCTAACACAAGTCGATGTTGAAGCGATTTGCACAATTGCCGGTTCGCAGGGGAACGGTTATCTACCTGGACAGATTAATCAGTTGGTTAAGCCCATTAGATGGGTTCAATCAATCCAGAACGTGACAACGAGCGAAGGCGGCTCTGATGAGGAGGAAGACGACGCTTATGCTGATCGGATCCGCCAGGCTCCAGAACGATTTTCGGTTGCAGGTCCAGATGGCGCATACCGTTACTGGGCACGAACTGCCAGCCCATTAATTGTTGATGTTTCAGTTGACTCGCCTTCACCTTGCGTCGTGGAGATCCGCCCACTTCTAAAGGATGGAGGAGTCCCTGGACAGGAAATATTGGATCTGGTTGATGGTGTTTGCAATGACCGGAAAATACGTCCTCTTACGGACCACGTTCAAGTGCTTGCCCCTGAGATTGTGTCCTACGACATTTCTTTGACCTACTGGATCAGTACGGGAAATAGTAGCACCGCAGCCAGTATCCAGGCGAATGTTCAGCAGGCACTCAGCGATTACAAGCAGTGGCAAAAATCAAAGCTTGGACGCTCCGTTGATCCGTCCGAATTGATTGCGCGGATAAAAAATGCCGGAGCGAAAAGGGTGGCCGTGACGCTGCCAGCCTATAAAGCCCTTTCTCCCTACCAGGTTGCTGTTGAAAATACCGTGGCGATCGATTACGGAGGGCTTGAAGATGACTGA
- a CDS encoding phage tail protein → MAQYTGMILTKKGRDLQAKAEAGATLTFTKAKIGDGQLGQGQSLENLNDLINPLKTLAINSVEAESGGLCRIRTNITNQGITQGFYVREIGLFAQDPDLGEILYAISTASAADYLPPEGGATIVNNQFDIIVIVGNASSINATITPSGLVNQEQLAKLQGQVDSLAKSVIGSGVLTGLSFTHSGLTASYTAGSAYVSGIKFDAAAGNIQLNANQGQYIYLDIDGKVKGSTDQAAAQAKCLLWYFSTNATNVITSTDRRSVIDSTQFVKQSDVATSGANKIPRLDGSGKGAFSITGDATTLGGKSVGAGANQIPTRDANSKLVADQLARLKITKSGKDANGKFAHVEYRRESDNTLFLRSILSSPDVNGNYLTDTWTYYKADGTTVAETKVWKLSYDTDGDVTSVI, encoded by the coding sequence GTGGCCCAATACACAGGAATGATTTTGACAAAAAAAGGGCGCGACTTACAGGCAAAAGCAGAAGCAGGGGCAACGCTCACGTTCACCAAAGCAAAGATAGGGGACGGGCAGCTCGGGCAAGGGCAGTCTTTGGAGAATTTGAATGACCTGATCAATCCCCTAAAGACTTTGGCTATCAACAGTGTGGAAGCAGAGAGCGGAGGACTTTGCCGCATACGGACAAACATTACGAACCAAGGAATCACGCAGGGCTTTTATGTAAGAGAGATCGGGCTGTTTGCCCAGGATCCTGACCTTGGAGAGATCTTGTACGCCATTTCTACGGCATCAGCTGCCGACTATTTACCTCCCGAGGGCGGGGCGACGATTGTAAACAATCAGTTTGACATTATCGTGATTGTCGGGAATGCGAGTTCAATCAACGCGACTATCACGCCTTCTGGTTTGGTGAACCAGGAGCAGTTGGCAAAGCTGCAGGGGCAAGTTGATAGTCTAGCAAAAAGCGTGATCGGGAGTGGCGTACTCACCGGATTATCTTTCACACATAGCGGACTAACTGCTTCCTACACAGCGGGATCTGCTTACGTGTCAGGTATCAAATTTGACGCGGCCGCTGGCAATATTCAGCTGAATGCAAATCAAGGACAATACATCTATCTGGATATAGATGGGAAGGTGAAAGGCTCGACAGACCAGGCTGCAGCTCAAGCAAAATGCCTGTTGTGGTACTTCTCCACAAATGCGACGAATGTAATTACTTCGACGGATCGGCGCAGCGTAATCGATAGTACGCAATTCGTAAAGCAGTCAGACGTGGCCACGAGTGGAGCAAACAAGATTCCTCGCCTTGACGGATCTGGTAAAGGAGCTTTTAGCATCACGGGTGATGCAACTACACTAGGCGGTAAATCTGTAGGTGCTGGAGCAAATCAAATCCCTACCCGCGATGCCAACAGTAAGTTGGTGGCGGATCAACTCGCAAGGCTGAAAATCACAAAGAGCGGCAAGGATGCAAATGGCAAGTTTGCACATGTAGAATACAGACGTGAATCAGATAATACCTTGTTTCTCCGTTCCATTTTATCTAGCCCTGACGTTAATGGGAATTATCTGACCGACACTTGGACCTACTACAAAGCTGACGGTACAACGGTAGCGGAAACAAAAGTATGGAAGCTCTCTTACGATACAGATGGTGACGTTACCAGTGTCATTTAA
- a CDS encoding phage tail tape measure protein, whose amino-acid sequence MASRIHEISFAIAGKLATSFRGAFSSASYQMARLSEETDELKRELKRLENEHRSGAITTEQYTAAQERLTRAIERQNQARQALSHQQSRRQTHIDNRTDAAGKLGETAVMAAPIAGAVMAANDYEEAQRRIQVQSALTAQQQQQAFQITRRAYVSGLGESMSATTEAYGIMSQTIKNETVQQQQTILQGALSAEKYWGTGIMEINRSMYNLTNNFKNLSNTQAMDMITYGLQNGMNYADDFIDTLYEYSPQFESLGYSAKQFYGVLEAGKRAGAFNLDKVADAAKEFNIRAKDGSKSTEDAFKSLGLNSAKMGKDIASGGASGVNAWNKTIDALKKIEDPVKRNQIGVALFGTQWEDLTEKVILNMKIMENAGQGMDGTTQKIVEASTAARNGAPSWTQLGRQIQDTAAVVGNQFLPVLAPMIQSVASGAAWVGTFAQAHPQLTSVIVGATSALIGGRIAWLALRMAWAQTALIGNGLSGIFIRQAAAQTIATTATGRMTIAQRLLNLTMMMNPIGLIITGIGLLVAAGIYLYNNWDTVKAKTMQLWETLKKNPLLALAVGPFGALISAGINLYNNWDRLKQGAMDIGINISNYFKSMANGVIQSVNRISDGINNLTGTSIPQIQEFQLDYSIQARKIQENKAARNMGEKIPAYAKGGILTRPHIGMVAEAGPEAVIPLNRSPRSVSLWKQAGKSMGLTGGGGMVIHLNYAPQINGGDSNAIRPILEENNRTLVDQLRSVRRQNERVSFGA is encoded by the coding sequence ATGGCTAGTAGGATCCACGAAATAAGCTTTGCCATTGCAGGGAAGCTTGCCACGTCGTTCAGGGGGGCGTTTTCTTCTGCCTCCTACCAAATGGCACGTCTTTCTGAGGAAACAGATGAGCTCAAAAGAGAGCTGAAACGACTGGAAAATGAGCATCGAAGTGGTGCCATTACGACCGAACAGTATACAGCGGCCCAGGAAAGGCTAACGAGAGCGATCGAGCGACAAAACCAGGCGCGCCAAGCATTGTCACACCAACAAAGCAGAAGGCAGACACACATAGACAATCGAACCGATGCAGCTGGGAAATTAGGGGAGACGGCCGTTATGGCTGCTCCCATTGCTGGTGCCGTTATGGCAGCGAATGACTATGAAGAAGCGCAGCGTCGAATTCAAGTGCAATCTGCTTTGACTGCCCAGCAGCAACAGCAGGCTTTTCAAATCACACGTCGAGCATACGTCTCTGGATTAGGGGAAAGCATGTCTGCTACGACAGAAGCATATGGAATCATGTCGCAGACCATAAAAAACGAAACTGTTCAGCAACAACAAACGATCTTGCAAGGTGCCCTTTCCGCCGAGAAGTATTGGGGAACAGGGATCATGGAGATCAATAGGTCAATGTACAACCTAACTAACAACTTCAAAAATTTGTCCAACACACAGGCCATGGACATGATTACTTACGGCTTGCAGAACGGAATGAATTATGCCGATGACTTCATAGACACGCTTTACGAGTATTCGCCTCAGTTTGAATCCTTGGGTTATTCCGCCAAGCAATTTTATGGTGTCCTGGAGGCTGGAAAAAGAGCGGGTGCTTTCAACTTAGATAAAGTTGCAGATGCTGCTAAAGAATTTAATATCCGCGCAAAAGATGGTAGCAAGTCTACAGAAGATGCTTTCAAGTCCCTGGGGCTGAACAGTGCAAAGATGGGAAAAGATATCGCCAGTGGAGGGGCTTCCGGAGTAAATGCCTGGAACAAAACAATTGACGCACTTAAAAAGATTGAAGATCCGGTGAAACGGAATCAAATTGGTGTCGCTTTGTTCGGTACACAATGGGAAGACCTTACGGAAAAAGTCATCTTGAACATGAAGATCATGGAGAATGCAGGGCAAGGCATGGACGGAACCACACAAAAAATAGTTGAAGCGTCTACAGCAGCGAGGAACGGGGCACCTTCCTGGACACAACTCGGGAGACAGATACAGGATACTGCTGCAGTGGTTGGAAATCAGTTTTTACCAGTGCTCGCTCCTATGATTCAGAGCGTGGCAAGTGGAGCAGCTTGGGTCGGCACATTCGCACAGGCCCACCCTCAATTAACATCCGTCATTGTTGGGGCAACCAGTGCATTAATCGGAGGCCGTATTGCTTGGTTAGCCTTACGAATGGCATGGGCCCAGACTGCTCTAATCGGTAATGGATTATCGGGTATCTTTATCCGACAAGCTGCAGCGCAGACGATCGCCACAACAGCAACGGGTAGAATGACCATTGCACAACGGTTGCTAAATCTCACTATGATGATGAATCCCATTGGTCTCATTATTACGGGGATTGGCCTATTGGTGGCTGCAGGTATTTACTTGTACAACAACTGGGACACTGTGAAGGCGAAAACTATGCAATTGTGGGAGACGTTGAAGAAAAATCCACTTCTTGCGCTTGCGGTTGGTCCTTTTGGCGCTTTGATTTCAGCGGGTATCAACCTATACAACAACTGGGACAGATTGAAGCAGGGTGCCATGGACATCGGGATAAATATTAGCAACTACTTCAAAAGCATGGCCAACGGCGTTATTCAATCAGTCAACCGGATTAGCGATGGAATCAATAATTTAACGGGCACTTCCATTCCGCAGATTCAAGAATTTCAGCTCGACTACTCCATACAGGCACGCAAGATCCAGGAGAACAAGGCAGCTAGAAACATGGGTGAAAAGATTCCAGCGTACGCCAAGGGTGGTATTTTAACGAGGCCCCATATTGGTATGGTAGCAGAGGCTGGGCCGGAGGCAGTTATCCCTCTGAATCGATCGCCACGTTCTGTTTCCCTGTGGAAGCAAGCAGGGAAGTCGATGGGTCTTACAGGTGGTGGGGGAATGGTTATTCATTTGAACTATGCACCTCAAATTAATGGCGGAGATTCGAACGCCATCAGGCCGATTCTGGAAGAGAACAATCGAACGTTGGTGGATCAGCTGCGTTCTGTTCGTCGTCAGAATGAAAGGGTGTCTTTCGGTGCCTAG
- a CDS encoding phage tail protein I, whose protein sequence is MTDIYTVSLVDLLPESLKQDSDARALAEALTPAFQEISAQIPLITFLATLDEQPEEVVDLLAWQAHVDFYEPDLPLEQKRQLVREASLWHRRKGTPWAVEQVVSIVFPGAKVAEWFEYGGQPGYFRVETEQTLAANADLARLVRLINATKRRSAWLENVTVKRTINAGQFYGGAIAEYHKTEIYPVAFEMPDLRATHSFGGVLSTEARTTIYPEVK, encoded by the coding sequence ATGACTGATATCTACACGGTATCGCTTGTTGACCTCCTACCTGAAAGCCTCAAACAGGATTCAGATGCGAGAGCGTTGGCCGAAGCATTGACTCCAGCATTTCAGGAGATTTCAGCCCAAATTCCTTTGATTACATTCCTGGCTACACTTGATGAACAGCCAGAAGAAGTTGTTGATTTACTAGCTTGGCAGGCTCATGTTGATTTCTATGAACCCGATTTGCCTCTTGAGCAGAAAAGACAGCTAGTGCGTGAAGCGTCCCTGTGGCATCGACGTAAAGGGACACCCTGGGCCGTGGAGCAAGTGGTGTCGATCGTGTTTCCTGGGGCAAAAGTAGCCGAGTGGTTTGAATATGGTGGTCAACCAGGTTATTTCCGTGTAGAGACAGAACAGACTCTCGCAGCCAACGCTGATTTGGCACGCTTGGTCCGTCTCATCAACGCCACAAAGAGGCGCAGCGCTTGGCTAGAAAACGTAACTGTGAAACGGACGATCAACGCTGGACAATTTTACGGCGGCGCTATTGCGGAATATCACAAAACAGAAATTTACCCTGTGGCGTTTGAAATGCCGGATCTGAGGGCGACACATTCATTTGGTGGCGTACTCTCAACCGAGGCAAGAACTACAATTTACCCGGAGGTGAAATAA
- a CDS encoding phage tail protein: MGQLGSFGEIIFEVSYEQMRTFFDFTRSASGRWVAHERFGQKPRSEFLGPSLDEISFTMRFDVKHGMNPKAEMDRLLEWCRSGKAETLIIGGTPLGMDQWTIKSVTQNWKVLDGQGRLLTGEANVSIEEYMRR, encoded by the coding sequence ATGGGGCAGCTCGGAAGTTTTGGCGAGATCATTTTCGAAGTCTCTTACGAGCAAATGCGGACGTTCTTTGATTTTACGCGTTCCGCATCTGGTCGTTGGGTTGCACATGAACGTTTTGGTCAAAAACCAAGATCCGAATTCCTGGGCCCGTCATTGGATGAGATCAGTTTTACAATGCGGTTCGATGTGAAGCATGGGATGAACCCGAAAGCAGAAATGGACCGTCTCCTGGAGTGGTGTCGATCCGGTAAAGCAGAGACTCTGATCATTGGGGGCACACCTCTCGGGATGGATCAGTGGACCATTAAGTCCGTTACGCAAAATTGGAAGGTATTAGACGGACAAGGCAGGCTACTCACTGGGGAGGCAAATGTTTCCATAGAGGAGTACATGAGGAGGTGA
- a CDS encoding tail protein X, with protein sequence MPRIYMTTQGDTWDLIAFKQLGSEYYLTDLIDANPAHRETVIFTANVQLLIPDVDLSQTPDNLPPWKREGGT encoded by the coding sequence GTGCCTAGAATTTATATGACGACCCAAGGAGATACATGGGACTTGATCGCGTTTAAACAACTGGGCAGTGAATACTATCTGACCGATCTGATAGACGCGAATCCTGCCCACAGAGAAACGGTCATTTTTACTGCCAACGTTCAACTGTTGATCCCAGATGTGGACTTGTCCCAGACACCGGATAATCTGCCACCATGGAAGCGAGAGGGCGGGACATGA